One window of the Pseudomonadota bacterium genome contains the following:
- a CDS encoding nitroreductase family protein → MEFNRVVGSRRSIRYYKTWQAVEEEKIQRILEAVRWTTCPGNLQPWRAIVVYRDELDDNTRELLLRADNWQGAHVQAPVWIYWFGDLAVARPDNFVRNTIELLGVGAIPAAYGWAKDTIQAAIEGGEETPEGMASIQEILHDMPEEVSRAMAHGETVGACAVAVLAAVDAGLGTCLHTVGRPSMVAKVKQALGAPDSWVPVWVQLLGYPAEGADAGGQRPRKPYEELYFRMKHGIPMKRDPKVVAELEAEGLLQAPAPLPGRADELRYLARMYGYPEE, encoded by the coding sequence ATGGAATTCAATCGCGTGGTCGGTTCGCGGCGCAGCATCCGCTATTACAAGACTTGGCAGGCGGTGGAGGAGGAAAAGATCCAACGCATACTCGAGGCGGTGCGCTGGACCACCTGCCCGGGCAACCTGCAGCCGTGGCGAGCGATAGTGGTGTACCGCGACGAGCTCGACGACAACACCCGCGAACTGCTGCTGCGCGCCGACAACTGGCAAGGAGCCCACGTGCAGGCGCCGGTGTGGATCTATTGGTTCGGCGACCTGGCCGTGGCGCGCCCGGACAACTTCGTGCGCAACACCATCGAGCTGCTCGGCGTCGGCGCCATCCCGGCCGCCTACGGCTGGGCCAAGGACACCATCCAGGCCGCCATCGAAGGCGGCGAGGAAACGCCCGAGGGCATGGCTTCGATCCAGGAGATCCTGCACGACATGCCGGAGGAAGTGTCGCGCGCCATGGCGCACGGTGAGACGGTGGGTGCCTGCGCGGTGGCGGTGTTGGCTGCCGTCGACGCCGGCCTCGGCACCTGCCTGCACACCGTCGGTCGTCCTTCGATGGTGGCCAAGGTCAAGCAGGCCCTCGGCGCACCGGACAGCTGGGTGCCGGTGTGGGTGCAACTGCTCGGCTACCCGGCCGAGGGCGCCGATGCCGGCGGGCAGCGGCCGCGCAAACCCTACGAGGAACTCTACTTCCGCATGAAACACGGCATTCCGATGAAGCGCGATCCGAAGGTCGTCGCCGAACTCGAGGCCGAGGGACTGCTGCAGGCGCCCGCGCCGCTGCCGGGGCGCGCGGACGAGCTGCGTTACCTGGCGCGCATGTACGGCTATCCCGAAGAATGA
- a CDS encoding hydroxyacid dehydrogenase: protein MRIALAVRGFSHVRRILAAAFGDEAIVECDASDIVDVAREVDVIVPIMTRLPQAALTGGRLKLVQQYGVGLDIVDIDAASRAGVLVANVPSVGSGNAESVAELAVLLMLMLGRQVPLAQQRFRERRFSGPMGRALWGSTVVILGHGGIGEEIARRLGGFGARLVAVSRHGPRGERARDPAVNLERHVAATELMEVLGEADYLVVAAPATPDNIGLVDARVLGALKPGAFLVNIARGQVIEYQALLEALRSGHLAGAGLDVFWTEPFDPDDALLQYNVIATPHVGGVTEESLRGIGAAVVRNIEKLERGELPEHCVNADVWPKLRAALAGAP, encoded by the coding sequence ATGCGAATTGCACTTGCCGTGCGCGGCTTTTCCCACGTCAGGCGAATACTGGCCGCGGCCTTTGGTGACGAGGCCATCGTCGAATGCGACGCCAGCGACATCGTCGATGTCGCGCGCGAGGTGGACGTCATTGTGCCGATCATGACGCGCCTCCCGCAGGCCGCGTTGACCGGCGGTCGCCTCAAACTCGTTCAGCAGTACGGCGTGGGCCTCGACATCGTCGACATCGATGCGGCAAGCCGCGCCGGGGTGCTGGTCGCCAACGTGCCGAGCGTCGGCTCGGGCAATGCCGAATCAGTGGCCGAACTCGCGGTGTTGCTGATGCTGATGCTCGGCCGCCAGGTTCCGCTCGCCCAGCAGCGTTTCCGCGAACGGCGCTTCAGCGGGCCCATGGGCCGCGCGCTGTGGGGCAGCACCGTGGTGATCCTCGGCCATGGCGGCATCGGCGAGGAAATCGCGCGGCGCCTCGGCGGTTTCGGTGCACGCCTGGTCGCCGTATCGAGACACGGCCCGCGCGGCGAACGCGCGCGCGACCCGGCCGTGAACCTCGAGCGCCATGTCGCGGCGACGGAACTGATGGAGGTGCTGGGCGAGGCGGACTACCTGGTGGTGGCGGCGCCGGCCACGCCGGACAACATCGGGCTGGTCGACGCACGCGTGCTTGGCGCCCTGAAGCCCGGCGCCTTCCTCGTCAACATCGCGCGTGGCCAGGTCATCGAATACCAAGCGCTGCTCGAGGCGCTGCGCAGCGGGCATCTCGCCGGCGCGGGCCTCGACGTGTTCTGGACCGAACCGTTCGATCCCGACGATGCGCTGCTGCAATACAACGTCATCGCCACGCCGCACGTCGGCGGCGTGACCGAGGAAAGCCTGCGCGGCATCGGCGCGGCGGTGGTACGCAATATTGAAAAGCTCGAGCGCGGCGAACTGCCCGAGCACTGCGTCAACGCCGACGTGTGGCCGAAGCTTCGGGCCGCGCTGGCGGGTGCGCCCTGA
- a CDS encoding DUF2380 domain-containing protein, translated as MPSSKPLRHAHVFCLMFLLFAGTAHAAGERVLVLDFGLEDDTLLPRVPAEVARSAALAPFLRERLKASGVTVIERPVDEETRALASNGYYLAHPAAVAALGRAAGADWVAFGVQRKFSFLISWLRLFLIDTHRELAVARVEADLRGAMTDERMTRRAAVSLADQLLDVFTSLKRAPVAAR; from the coding sequence ATGCCCAGCTCGAAGCCCCTGCGCCACGCCCATGTGTTCTGCTTGATGTTCCTGCTGTTTGCCGGCACTGCCCACGCCGCCGGCGAACGCGTGCTGGTGCTCGACTTCGGACTCGAAGATGACACGCTGCTGCCGCGGGTGCCGGCCGAAGTCGCGCGCTCCGCGGCCCTCGCGCCGTTCCTGCGCGAACGCTTGAAAGCGAGCGGCGTGACCGTCATCGAACGGCCGGTCGACGAAGAGACGCGCGCGCTCGCGTCCAACGGTTACTACCTCGCCCATCCGGCCGCCGTCGCGGCACTCGGGCGCGCAGCAGGCGCGGACTGGGTGGCGTTCGGCGTGCAGCGCAAATTCAGTTTCCTGATCTCGTGGTTGCGGCTGTTCCTCATCGACACCCACCGCGAACTCGCGGTGGCGCGGGTCGAAGCGGATCTTCGCGGCGCCATGACCGACGAACGCATGACGCGCCGCGCCGCCGTCAGCCTCGCGGACCAGTTGCTGGATGTATTCACTTCACTCAAACGCGCGCCGGTGGCGGCGCGCTGA
- a CDS encoding aminotransferase class III-fold pyridoxal phosphate-dependent enzyme: MTTISKRGTEDERLPMLLGFQRVSDNTASATRFMEYGRGIYVYDTDGREYIEATASFYVASLGYQNAELIDAIERQYRELPFFVSALHRTSRASLELAEKLVSLVPVADAHLLFGSTGSEAIDFLIKLLRFGAVARGEPRRTTIIGRHGSYHGGTLASASLTGGHHEEFGLPIEGFRHVAQPDYHGEREVGESPAAFCQRLARELETLIAREPADSIAAFFCEPISFSAGFKLPPAEYFPSIVPVLEAHGIALVADEVVTGCGRTGQWWGSQTFGLKPAHATMAKGITSGYFPLSAVAIGKDLYRDLERGSERVGTLAHAGTYAAHPVGAAAALKTIEIIERDGLVAHAAAMGARLHAGLNAFRDHPLVGDVRGAGLAGCLDFLRRDADDRPINGDADAVLERVYEKLLERGVVARLAGRSLIIAPPLVVQADEIDEICRRVGLALDDALA, translated from the coding sequence ATGACGACCATTTCGAAGCGCGGCACCGAGGACGAACGCTTGCCGATGCTGCTCGGCTTCCAGCGCGTGTCGGACAACACCGCGAGCGCAACGCGCTTCATGGAATACGGCCGTGGCATCTACGTCTACGATACCGACGGGCGCGAATACATCGAGGCCACGGCGTCGTTCTACGTCGCCTCGCTCGGCTATCAGAATGCCGAACTGATCGACGCCATCGAGCGCCAGTACCGCGAGCTGCCGTTCTTCGTGTCGGCCTTGCATCGCACCAGCCGCGCTTCGCTGGAACTGGCCGAGAAGCTGGTCAGCCTGGTGCCGGTCGCCGATGCGCACCTGCTGTTCGGTTCGACCGGCTCGGAGGCCATCGATTTCCTGATCAAGCTGCTGCGTTTCGGCGCCGTGGCGCGCGGTGAGCCGCGCCGCACCACCATCATCGGTCGCCATGGCAGCTACCACGGCGGCACGCTGGCGTCCGCCAGCCTGACCGGCGGGCACCACGAGGAATTCGGGCTGCCCATCGAAGGCTTCCGCCACGTGGCGCAGCCGGATTACCACGGCGAGCGCGAGGTCGGTGAAAGCCCGGCGGCGTTCTGCCAGCGCCTGGCACGGGAGCTCGAAACGCTGATTGCGCGCGAGCCCGCCGACAGCATCGCGGCGTTCTTCTGCGAACCGATCAGTTTTTCAGCAGGCTTCAAGCTGCCGCCGGCCGAGTATTTTCCGAGCATCGTGCCGGTGCTCGAAGCCCATGGCATTGCGCTGGTGGCCGACGAGGTGGTGACCGGTTGTGGACGCACCGGGCAGTGGTGGGGCAGTCAGACCTTCGGCCTGAAGCCCGCCCACGCCACCATGGCCAAGGGCATCACCTCGGGCTATTTCCCGCTGTCGGCGGTTGCCATTGGCAAGGATTTGTATCGCGATCTCGAACGCGGTTCGGAACGTGTCGGCACGCTCGCCCATGCCGGCACCTATGCTGCCCACCCGGTCGGCGCGGCCGCCGCCTTGAAAACCATCGAGATCATCGAGCGCGATGGACTGGTGGCCCACGCCGCGGCGATGGGCGCCAGGCTGCACGCCGGATTGAATGCCTTTCGCGATCACCCGCTGGTCGGTGATGTACGCGGCGCCGGCCTCGCCGGTTGTCTCGATTTCCTGCGCCGTGATGCCGACGATCGTCCCATCAACGGCGATGCCGACGCGGTGCTGGAACGCGTCTACGAAAAACTGCTCGAGCGCGGCGTGGTGGCGCGATTGGCCGGTCGCAGTCTCATCATCGCGCCGCCGCTGGTGGTGCAGGCCGACGAAATCGACGAGATCTGTCGTCGCGTGGGACTCGCGCTCGACGACGCCCTCGCCTGA
- a CDS encoding hydantoinase B/oxoprolinase family protein, which translates to MLLAVLANRFDGVVREMTNTMLRTGRSAVINSARDFSCGITTADNQLFATAEGLPAHTYGLNLQTAAMCAFHDDIAEGDAYLHNDPYSGNSHPADHTLIVPVFWQGKHVFNVCAKAHQADIGNSLPTTYHAAARDIYEEGALIFPAVRVQRGGRNIDDIIRMCQRRIRVPDYWYGDFLAMLAAVRTGEKRIHEVFAKYGADTLARFVTEWFDYSEARMRQAIRNLPAATVERHSAHDPLPPMMPDGIPVHARVSVDPAAARIVIDLTDNIDNMDNGLNLSEACSISNSVAGIFNCLPSDIPRNGGSYRCVEVKLREGAAIGIPRFPHSCSVATTNVSDRLLNTVQAALSDLGEGYGLAEGGIGMGAGFCVISGRDPRHGNHPYVNQLIIGNNGGPGGPECDGWITYGIPVVAGLMYRDSVEVSELSYPIHYREIRLTTDTMGAGRRRGGPGVEITYGPSDAPMTVVFAADGQVNPARGVRGGGDGNIGAMHVIDRDGQRVRAPSVGQIVLDTGMWLNGVETAGGGYGDPLEREPERVREDVLERYVTFAHAREVYGVVFSDTRLDETLAVDVAATTAQRDALRAARAH; encoded by the coding sequence ATGCTGCTCGCGGTGCTCGCCAACCGCTTCGACGGCGTGGTGCGCGAAATGACCAACACCATGCTGCGCACCGGCCGTTCGGCGGTGATCAACTCGGCGCGCGATTTCTCCTGCGGCATCACCACCGCCGACAACCAGCTGTTCGCCACGGCCGAGGGGCTGCCGGCGCACACCTACGGCCTCAACCTGCAGACCGCGGCGATGTGCGCCTTCCATGACGACATCGCCGAGGGCGATGCCTACCTGCACAACGATCCCTACAGCGGCAATTCCCATCCCGCCGATCACACCTTGATCGTGCCGGTGTTCTGGCAAGGCAAGCACGTGTTCAACGTGTGCGCCAAGGCCCACCAGGCCGACATCGGCAACAGCCTGCCGACCACCTATCACGCCGCCGCGCGTGATATCTATGAAGAAGGTGCGCTGATTTTCCCGGCGGTGCGCGTGCAGCGCGGCGGGCGCAACATCGACGACATCATCCGCATGTGCCAGCGCCGCATCCGCGTGCCGGATTACTGGTACGGCGATTTCCTGGCCATGCTGGCGGCGGTGCGTACCGGCGAGAAGCGCATCCACGAGGTGTTCGCCAAGTACGGCGCCGACACGCTCGCGCGTTTCGTCACCGAGTGGTTCGACTACAGCGAGGCGCGCATGCGCCAGGCCATCCGCAACCTGCCGGCCGCGACCGTCGAGCGGCACAGCGCCCACGATCCCCTGCCGCCGATGATGCCCGATGGCATCCCGGTGCATGCGCGGGTCAGTGTCGACCCGGCGGCGGCGCGCATCGTCATCGACCTGACCGACAACATCGACAACATGGACAACGGTCTCAATCTCTCGGAAGCCTGCTCCATCAGCAATTCCGTGGCCGGCATCTTCAACTGCCTGCCGAGCGACATCCCGCGCAACGGCGGCTCCTATCGCTGCGTGGAAGTGAAGCTGCGCGAAGGCGCGGCCATTGGCATTCCGCGCTTTCCTCACAGCTGTTCGGTGGCCACCACCAACGTCTCGGATCGCCTGCTCAACACGGTGCAGGCGGCGCTGTCGGATCTCGGTGAAGGCTACGGCCTTGCCGAAGGCGGCATCGGCATGGGCGCGGGCTTCTGCGTGATCTCGGGCCGCGACCCGCGCCACGGTAATCACCCTTACGTCAACCAGCTCATCATCGGCAACAACGGCGGCCCCGGTGGACCCGAGTGCGATGGTTGGATCACCTACGGCATCCCGGTCGTGGCCGGCCTCATGTATCGCGACAGCGTCGAAGTGAGCGAGCTGAGTTACCCCATCCACTACCGCGAGATCCGACTGACCACCGACACCATGGGCGCCGGCCGCCGTCGCGGCGGACCGGGCGTCGAGATCACCTATGGGCCGAGCGATGCGCCGATGACGGTGGTGTTCGCGGCCGACGGCCAGGTCAATCCGGCGCGCGGCGTGCGTGGCGGCGGTGACGGCAACATCGGAGCGATGCATGTCATCGACCGTGACGGCCAGCGCGTGCGTGCGCCGAGCGTCGGGCAGATAGTGCTCGATACCGGCATGTGGTTGAACGGCGTCGAGACCGCGGGCGGCGGCTATGGCGATCCGCTGGAGCGCGAACCGGAACGCGTGCGCGAAGACGTGCTCGAGCGCTATGTCACTTTCGCCCACGCGCGCGAGGTCTATGGCGTGGTGTTCAGCGACACGCGCCTCGACGAGACGCTGGCGGTGGACGTGGCCGCCACCACCGCGCAACGCGACGCACTGCGCGCCGCGCGTGCGCACTGA
- a CDS encoding hydantoinase/oxoprolinase family protein, with amino-acid sequence MAERGGEQAWRISVDTGGTFTDVVVVDGAGRFTIGKALTTPSRIFGGLAAALTDAAQKLELGMAEVLARTSIFIYGTTRATNAIVTGSVAKTAFLTTAGFPDILVLREGGKFNPHDFSTPFPKPYIPRRHTFEIDERVDATGRVLKALDVAQAEGVLQTIRAQGFEALAVALLWATANPVHERRLAELIEQHLPGVPYTLGHALNPILREYRRASSVAIDASIKPFMQAHLRDLQLDLREAGYRGELLISTTIGGCIDVESVIERPIHTVRSGPAMGPVAGRRYAQLEARAEPALVVDTGGTTFDVSLVRDNHIAITQETWLGERFTGHMLGIPAVDARSVGAGGGSIAWLDDAGLLHVGPQSAGAEPGPACYGRGGTRATVTDAALVLGYLDPEFFLGGRMRLDTAAALRAIESIAQPLAISAEQAAYSIFAVSNETMINAIKDITVSEGIDPSEAVIVAGGGAAGLNIVSIARELQCRAVIAPRTASVLSACGMQFSDIQAEASAAAPTRSDAFDRALVNRALDDIDARLDAFAARLAARGFTKLTRHYRVDAHYTAQVWDLSVDLPAARIGDDTAEQALVEAFHAAHRRVFEVEDRASAVEFLSWTGRLAVALPEIAVVGQGATRDARPTRRKVWFDLEGPRDATVVRGDALAIGAEVSGPAIIEEATTTLVLPPGTRARLTANDSYVIELSA; translated from the coding sequence ATGGCGGAGCGGGGCGGCGAACAGGCGTGGCGCATCAGCGTGGATACCGGCGGCACTTTCACCGACGTGGTGGTGGTTGACGGTGCCGGACGCTTCACCATCGGCAAGGCGCTCACCACGCCGTCGCGCATCTTCGGCGGACTGGCCGCGGCGCTCACCGATGCCGCGCAAAAGCTCGAGCTCGGCATGGCCGAAGTCTTGGCCCGCACCTCCATCTTCATCTACGGCACGACGCGCGCGACCAATGCCATCGTCACCGGCTCGGTGGCCAAGACCGCGTTCCTCACCACCGCCGGATTCCCCGACATCCTGGTGCTGCGCGAGGGCGGCAAGTTCAACCCTCACGATTTCTCGACGCCGTTTCCCAAGCCCTATATCCCGCGCCGCCACACCTTCGAGATAGACGAACGCGTCGATGCCACGGGCAGGGTCTTGAAGGCGCTCGACGTGGCGCAGGCCGAGGGCGTGCTGCAAACCATCCGCGCGCAGGGCTTCGAAGCGCTGGCGGTGGCGCTGCTGTGGGCGACGGCGAACCCGGTGCACGAGCGGCGCCTCGCCGAACTCATCGAACAACACCTGCCCGGCGTGCCCTATACGCTCGGCCATGCATTGAATCCCATCCTGCGCGAATACCGGCGCGCCTCGTCGGTGGCCATCGATGCCTCGATCAAGCCCTTCATGCAGGCGCATCTGCGCGACCTGCAACTCGATCTGCGCGAGGCGGGTTACCGCGGCGAGCTTTTGATCAGCACCACCATCGGCGGCTGCATCGACGTCGAGAGCGTCATCGAGCGACCCATCCACACCGTGCGCTCGGGCCCCGCCATGGGACCGGTGGCGGGACGCCGCTATGCGCAACTCGAAGCACGCGCGGAGCCGGCGCTGGTGGTCGACACCGGCGGCACCACCTTCGACGTCAGCCTGGTGCGCGACAATCACATCGCCATCACCCAGGAGACCTGGCTCGGCGAACGCTTCACCGGCCACATGCTCGGCATTCCGGCGGTGGATGCACGCAGCGTCGGCGCCGGCGGTGGTTCGATCGCGTGGCTGGACGACGCCGGCCTGCTGCACGTCGGCCCGCAAAGCGCCGGCGCCGAGCCGGGCCCGGCCTGCTACGGACGCGGCGGTACGCGCGCGACGGTCACCGATGCGGCGCTGGTGCTCGGCTACCTGGACCCGGAATTTTTCCTGGGCGGTCGCATGCGCCTCGACACCGCGGCCGCGCTGCGTGCCATCGAGAGCATCGCCCAGCCGCTGGCCATCAGCGCCGAGCAGGCCGCCTATTCGATATTCGCGGTTTCCAACGAGACCATGATCAACGCCATCAAGGACATCACCGTCAGTGAAGGCATCGACCCTTCGGAAGCGGTGATCGTCGCCGGCGGCGGCGCGGCCGGGCTCAACATCGTCTCGATCGCGCGCGAGCTGCAGTGTCGCGCCGTCATCGCGCCGCGCACCGCCAGCGTGCTGTCCGCCTGCGGCATGCAGTTCTCCGACATCCAGGCCGAAGCCAGCGCCGCCGCGCCGACGCGCTCCGATGCCTTCGACCGCGCGCTGGTCAACCGCGCGCTGGACGACATCGATGCGCGGCTCGACGCTTTCGCCGCGCGCCTCGCCGCGCGCGGTTTCACGAAACTCACGCGCCACTACCGCGTCGATGCCCATTACACCGCGCAGGTGTGGGACTTGAGCGTCGACCTGCCGGCGGCACGCATCGGCGATGACACTGCCGAGCAGGCGCTGGTGGAAGCCTTCCATGCCGCGCACCGCCGCGTGTTCGAAGTGGAGGATCGCGCCAGCGCCGTGGAATTCCTGAGTTGGACCGGACGCCTCGCGGTGGCGCTGCCCGAGATCGCGGTGGTCGGCCAGGGCGCCACGCGCGACGCACGCCCGACCCGACGCAAGGTGTGGTTCGACCTCGAAGGTCCGCGCGATGCGACCGTGGTGCGCGGCGATGCGCTGGCCATTGGTGCCGAGGTCAGCGGTCCGGCCATCATCGAGGAAGCCACCACCACCCTGGTCCTGCCGCCCGGCACGCGCGCGCGGCTGACCGCCAACGACAGCTATGTCATCGAGCTCAGCGCTTGA
- a CDS encoding GntR family transcriptional regulator, which produces MATPAPVFARVERVTLNGLAYDGLKSALLSGRLEPGAVLTLRQLADELGTSMMPVREAVSRLAAENALAVLPNRGIIVPQLDAASAADIWDLRINLEGDASARAALHATAADIEQMKTLCAEVESAARQGDLHSTLERNNAFQFTVYQAAQSPVLLRLIEVLRMQSVPHCTAAVRAMLEERPGYYSQSWSNHAALVAAIAARDADQARRIKRHDLEQFRNFVESVRSRQP; this is translated from the coding sequence ATGGCCACTCCAGCGCCGGTGTTCGCCCGCGTCGAGCGCGTGACCCTGAACGGCCTCGCCTATGACGGTTTGAAGAGCGCGCTGTTGTCGGGCCGCCTCGAACCGGGCGCGGTACTGACCCTGCGCCAGCTCGCCGACGAACTCGGCACCAGCATGATGCCGGTGCGCGAGGCGGTATCGCGTCTGGCCGCCGAGAACGCACTGGCGGTGTTGCCCAACCGCGGCATCATCGTGCCGCAGCTCGACGCCGCATCCGCCGCCGACATCTGGGATCTGCGCATCAATCTCGAAGGCGACGCCTCGGCGCGCGCGGCGCTGCACGCGACGGCGGCGGACATCGAGCAGATGAAGACACTCTGCGCCGAGGTCGAAAGCGCCGCTCGCCAAGGCGACCTGCACAGCACGCTCGAGCGCAACAATGCCTTCCAGTTCACCGTCTACCAGGCCGCGCAAAGCCCGGTGCTGTTGCGCCTGATAGAAGTGCTGCGCATGCAGAGCGTGCCGCACTGTACAGCCGCGGTGCGCGCCATGCTCGAAGAGCGGCCGGGCTATTACTCGCAGTCATGGTCCAACCACGCGGCGCTGGTCGCGGCCATCGCCGCGCGCGACGCCGACCAGGCGCGGCGCATCAAGCGGCATGACCTTGAACAGTTTCGCAACTTCGTCGAAAGCGTCCGGAGTCGCCAGCCATGA
- a CDS encoding aspartate aminotransferase family protein, producing MNIEQSRAWQTYLARNPRSREHAARAGHRVPSGTSRSLLRHPPFPFYVDHTAGVTGTDLDGNTRVDFHNNYTTLVHGHGHPRIVEAVQRQLARGTTYSAPGAQELALAEHLAERVRSVEQVVFNNSGTEAVMVALRIARAVSGRNRIGKFEGGYHGSSDFVMVGGHGLPAPDDPVRVTVPHADVGGLPQAACDDVVLMRYNDVDAVREAVATYGHELAAIIVEPIQGAGGVIPANADFLRVLRDETRRAGIVLICDEVVTLRHAVGGAQGYYGFDPDLTTMAKIIGGGFPVGAVGGRRAFMRCLEADGTVANLGTFSANPMTMAAGLAAMELLDESAIAHINALGDLARARLASVIERHALPAQVCGAGSLFQVHWTRTPLTDARAVETADATRNLLAFLGLANRGVQLSMRGIGALSTPMTTAHIDALAGAFEDTVCEMRADGHC from the coding sequence ATGAACATCGAACAAAGCCGCGCCTGGCAGACCTATCTCGCACGCAATCCACGTTCGCGTGAACACGCGGCGCGCGCCGGCCATCGCGTGCCTAGCGGCACCTCGCGCTCGCTGCTGCGCCATCCGCCCTTCCCGTTCTACGTCGACCACACCGCCGGCGTGACCGGCACCGATCTCGACGGCAATACGCGCGTCGATTTCCATAACAACTACACCACGCTCGTGCACGGCCACGGCCACCCGCGCATCGTCGAGGCGGTGCAACGGCAGCTGGCCCGCGGCACCACCTATTCCGCGCCCGGCGCCCAGGAACTCGCGCTGGCCGAACATCTCGCCGAGCGCGTGCGCAGCGTCGAGCAGGTGGTGTTCAACAATTCCGGCACCGAGGCGGTGATGGTCGCGCTGCGCATCGCACGCGCGGTGAGCGGCCGCAATCGCATCGGCAAGTTCGAGGGCGGATATCACGGTTCGTCGGATTTCGTGATGGTCGGCGGCCATGGCCTGCCCGCGCCCGACGATCCGGTGCGCGTCACCGTGCCGCACGCCGACGTCGGTGGCCTGCCCCAGGCCGCCTGCGACGATGTCGTGCTCATGCGCTACAACGACGTCGACGCGGTGCGTGAAGCGGTCGCGACCTACGGCCATGAACTCGCGGCCATCATCGTCGAACCGATCCAGGGCGCCGGCGGCGTCATACCCGCCAACGCCGACTTCCTGCGCGTATTGCGCGACGAGACGCGCCGCGCCGGCATCGTGCTCATCTGCGACGAAGTCGTCACCTTGCGCCACGCGGTCGGCGGTGCGCAGGGTTATTACGGCTTCGACCCCGATCTCACCACCATGGCCAAGATCATCGGAGGCGGTTTTCCGGTCGGCGCGGTGGGCGGACGGCGCGCATTCATGCGCTGCCTCGAAGCCGATGGCACGGTCGCCAATCTCGGCACCTTCAGCGCCAATCCCATGACCATGGCCGCCGGCCTTGCCGCCATGGAATTGCTGGATGAAAGCGCGATTGCGCACATCAACGCGCTGGGCGATCTCGCGCGTGCGCGCCTCGCGAGCGTCATCGAACGTCACGCCCTGCCGGCCCAGGTGTGCGGCGCCGGCTCGCTGTTCCAGGTGCACTGGACACGCACCCCGCTCACCGATGCGCGCGCGGTCGAAACCGCCGACGCCACGCGCAACCTCCTGGCCTTCCTCGGCCTCGCCAATCGCGGCGTGCAGCTGTCCATGCGCGGCATCGGCGCGTTGTCGACGCCGATGACCACGGCACATATCGACGCTCTGGCTGGCGCCTTCGAAGACACGGTGTGCGAAATGCGGGCCGACGGACACTGCTGA
- a CDS encoding type II toxin-antitoxin system HigB family toxin, whose product MRIIAKRQLRAFWEKHPSAEAPLLAWYREVQHEDWDSPAKVKQKFRNASFAKDSRVIFNIKGNDYRLVVRINYPARIVYVRFVGTHAEYDVIDVEDV is encoded by the coding sequence ATGCGAATCATTGCCAAACGCCAGTTGCGGGCATTCTGGGAAAAGCACCCATCGGCCGAAGCCCCGCTGCTGGCCTGGTACCGGGAGGTGCAGCACGAGGACTGGGATTCGCCGGCCAAGGTGAAACAGAAGTTTCGCAACGCCAGCTTCGCCAAAGACAGTCGGGTGATATTCAATATCAAGGGCAACGACTACCGCCTGGTGGTGCGGATCAACTACCCGGCACGTATCGTTTACGTGCGCTTCGTCGGCACCCATGCCGAATATGACGTCATCGACGTCGAGGATGTGTGA